One Lagenorhynchus albirostris chromosome 7, mLagAlb1.1, whole genome shotgun sequence genomic window, TTTAGGAAATGCGATCATCAAGATCATAAGGATAAGATATAGATGTTTCACTGTTTCCCTTTTATTGACCCTCCTTAATAGAATGATGTAAAGGTAGAATATAGTGTAATATGATAAATGGAACATTATTGtgtatacatagatatagatatatagatgggGCAGAAGCAGAGCTATTCATACTCATGGGATTCTATATATCCATAACTATATATTATCattggtattttatatatatatatatttcacctaGTTCATTGCCTTCATTTTCCAGATAGGAAAGCCCACTTGGAGAAGGTCAATCAAGTGTCCTACCTAAATTCATACAGTGAATTAACTGGCACAGCCTTTACCTGAACTCACGACTCCAAACTCCTAACTGCTACTCTTTGCTCAGCATTGTCATTACCTTAGTTTGGGAGGTACTTCTCTTATTCTGTTTAACAAAGCACCAGGGGAACTCAAATATGAAAAGGTTCTCCAGGCACCTGAGCAAGGAATAAAAGCAGGGCACTTAGGATATCAACGTATTTGATGCAAGATCCTTAGCCCTTTCTTCTCCAGTTTTTCCCCTTGAGACCATTTCTCCACTGCATCTTGAAGAGTAAGCAAGGAAGTATCAAGAGAATTGGAATCACAATCAACAGACACTGGATGTTCAGACATTTCCATTTTTAGCCGTGCAACAAATCAGCAAAAATCTGGTTGATCTGCACTAAAATGTCATTTAACTTTTGTTCATTAGGACTTGGTAACTGTGGGGGgcaagaaagaaactaaaaataccaGTGTGCTATTCAGTCTGCAGGAAAGACACAGCTAAGCCAATTTTGTGCTTGGTTCCTTAAACAAGCGCTTTTGTGGTAAATTTCCAGGAGGGCTTGTGTCATCAGCTCTTTGAGGTTTTGCTCCTAATATTTAACAAGCTGTCTAATTGTTGCACAAAGTGGTGGAGTGGCCTGGGGAGGTGTGTGCTCCCAAACTGAATTTATGTTCTCAGGAAGGTGCTAATCAGTAACTTTCTGGAAAATGTACAGTAGTTACTCTTggcttgttactttttttttttaattcatgagatatttattaaaataacacatttaggGAAAAATCAATACAATTGTATGCATCATTACTGAAAACTGTATACCATCATAcaaaaaaggattttattttggGAAATCGATTCCTAATTTATGGCaagttcccccccaccccgcccccactgcgttgggtcttcattgctgcatgtaggctttctctagttgtggcaagtgggggctacacttcattgtgatgcgcgggcttctcattgcggtggcctctcccgctgcggagcacggactctaggcacacaggctcagcagttatggcgcatgggcctagctgctccgcggcatacaggatcttccctgaccagggatcgaacccgtgtcccctgtgttggcaggcagattcccaaccactgtgccaccagagaagtctggCAAGTTttactttcagaaataaaaccacaaaacaaCACAATCTAATTCAATCTTAAAGGCTGGCATGCTGAGCAAGGAATGTTCTTATTCTTTGTAGGAGCTCCTTCTTTACACTGTCAGGTACCAGGGCTCTGCCTTTTGGTGTGATTTCAGCCACCGAGTCATCAACAGTAATGTGTTCTagtcctttttctttaattacctctttacaGTGTGCCTTCAACTGATCCTTCCAGCCACATTCAGTTAATTTAGCTCTCAGCCACTCTTTGAGGCATTCTCTTTCTCCAGTTTCTATCAACTTTTGGTTAATTGCTTCTCTCATCTGCGCATCTTTGTTCATCTTGCTAGCCACCATCACCGCGGGCAAGGGCTGTCCCTTCCCAGTGATGAAATGACCCTTGCGCTGACGACCATTACCTACCACACTCTTCGGCCGCCAGGACCTAGACCCTCCTTGGCTTGTTATTTTGTAAACTATTGATAATCCAGAAGAACCAACCCTTATATTTTGTGCTTCAAGTGATATTGCTTTGTGTTTTCCCCAATGAGTACATTCTTATGAAGAGGCAGCCCTGCCAGGTTATGGGCACTGAGGAAATTACCAAGTGATGTTTTATGAAAATTGGGGTGAGACCCTACTATGCCTCTCACCAGCCAGCTATCCCCTGCCCAACCAACAACCAACAACTACCACCCCAAGCTGTGGCTGCTCTAGAAGTCTGGCTTGATTCTAGGACACTAGGGCTCGAAGACCTAACTCAAGGATCTGGGCCCCTCTGTAAATGCTGTTTTAGGGAAGGAGCAAAAAGGGGCAGAGGCAGATTCTCCTGAGGCCTAGATTTGAAATGAGATCCCGCCTGAGTCATCTAGCCTAAAACTAGCTTGTTAGTAAGTTAACAACTCCAGAGACATTACTTACCATTAAATTTCTCTCCCAGTTTGGGATAGAATAGCCAGAATTAGTAGGAAACCTGTTATAATGAAATGTCTTTGACGACTTTTTTTtggaagatagatagatagaaaggtaggtagatagatagatagatagacagatagaaaGAGGTATATGATAGAGATAATATGtgacagatagatatagatatatatggttctatctatctatctatctaattagTCATTTTCTTGGCCcatgagagaagagagggaaatgtGGGGATCTCTTCAGTAAATAACATGAGCTATGTTGAGTGACACATTGGCAATGGTTTCAAttcccttttaaaaagaaaagttaagtaCATTAGCCTCTGAAAAAGTACTTCTTTTAGGTCAGAAGTAGCTAATTACCTGAGAATAAGACATGTATCtctagaaatcagaaaaaaaaatgtttttaaagggagggagggaggaatccaGTACTTATTCAGCCTTGGAAGACataattattgttataattagtataacaaaaacaaacatttcttgaggaTTTACTAAGTGCCAAGCATTGTTACAAGCACTTAAcatggattaactcatttaaccctttAACCACTACAACAGTTATCTAGGCTGAAACAGAATAATGAAGGCTATGTCCTCCAGCAAAGGGAATGTTGATTTTAAGGACCCGTTCATCTGAGGGAGCAGTGAGACAAGGCATAGCTGGTACAGAGTGCTGTTTGATGCTTTGCGTAGGTCTGAATATGCAGTTGGGTTGCCATCACATGTGTAAAtttataaattgggagattggtctGCTTTAATAAAATGTGAATCCAACCATTGGGTTGTAGaaatttcaaagattttattttttgacaggaTGCCTGCCGTTTTTCTCTCTTGATTCCcgcttgttttattcattttggggTAGTTGCCAATTAGACCCAATTGGTAAGTATAATTAATGGACAACATGAATTTCCTCTTAAACCCCAACCAAGAAAATTAACCATAGAAATAATGATTTCCTTTACAAATTCCTAACGCTGTCCCTCCCTGTGACTGCTGTTTATCTCTTCTAAGACATCCAACTACACCAGAGATTAATTACTCCctattatttttcatcttaatAATACCACataagacagagaagagagaaatgagcGTTTATTGAGGTCCAagtatattccaggcactgtgctagcatTTTCATATATACTGTCTCTTTCAATAGTCACAAAAACCCTTCAAAGTAGGAATTATTATCTTCCTTCTTTATAGTAGATGAAATAGCATCTCAGAGTAGTTAAGCCCTTGTTTTATATCCAGTTAGTGGTACAGACAGGTACAAACCTAGGCTGATAAGATTCCAAAACCCTTGCTCTTTTCACCCCACATAAggaagcattatttcattcaaaaagACACTCCGCTAAAATTTTGTTACCTTGGAGGGTTTGGgggtcattatttcattcaacaactatttgaACACAAACTCTGTGTCAGACACGGGTTGAGTATTGGTTCAGCTGGGAATAATCGTCAGCAGAACTTCGGGTGGAGGACAGTGGTTAATGGCAAGATGGTAGAGGAATTCACAGGaacaagaggaggaggaagtagGACAGGGTGGTGGCATGGGCGGTAGGGGTGAAGACAGAGGAGCTCCTGATCGTGTGCCCATGGCTACAGTCTTTCTTCATGTGACTCGTGGACTTCCCTTTGTCATCCTATGCCTGAGAATATATgaaggaggctgggaaggcaAAGGGACGTTCAATTGTCATCACTGGCATCTTTTTGATCATTGCACCATCATCCAATGCATTGGGGTAACCATGACATGAAGTTTTCCATCATTGAGCTCATAACTGTTCCATGAGATAAATAACAACTCTGTAAGTTAAAGGTCATAGCAGAGCTTCATCCAGGAAGCCCTGGAAGTAAGAAACAGTGAATTTATATTCTCAGAGACTGACAGCCCTGGATTCAAATCAAGTGACCTGAAAAGGATGTTAAACTTCCTCTGGGCAGGTTACATGCATATCAGGAACATCTCATTGTCTTCCTTGGATGCTGTAACATGTTCAGCCTAATCATTCAGACTTTTTACTACTGGTAGAATCAACCAATCAAGTAGAAGACCATCCAAAATACAAATACCAAATTCATGATCAGTTAACTTTGGACTGTGATAACTTGCCATTTTCCAGATGCTCTCAACTGAATGTGTTGTTTGAagtttttctgccttttaaagaATTTTCCCTTCAAAAGATAGGTTGTGTGAAGAAGACAGTTACAGTTTAAACATCTGCCCtctcttcattttataaagtGGCTTGACAGAAGTTGGCTGTGACACTGAACTGTTTGCCACGCTTGTTAATGAAAAGTCACCTTGTCAATCAAGAAAATAACAGAGTCAAAAGAATAATATTGAAGGAGTAGAACAAATTTAATGAAACCTGTTTCTTGGTATTTGCCTGTCTTGTTTATCTGACTTATTTTCCAATTCAAGCTAGGAGCTCTCTCTTTTTTAGGAAGGAACCCCATTCCACATTGGAACTCTCTGTTCAGGGACTGGGACAGTTCCTGTAAACAAATGAGTCTGAAACAGGTAACTGTCCACCATTCTGATAAGACTTAGGTTCTTTTACACGTAGGGAAGAATGCTGAGATCTCCTTTCAGATTAGAAAGATTTGGGTTGCAAATGTTTGACTGGCATTTTGGTCTCAGTTGCTGGTCAGAACTAATAGGTCCTTCTGGTGGCAACTTTCTTGGTGGGACTCAGTCTCTTCCTTGTTTCACTAACTGGAAGACCTTCCATATCttctcatttgttgtttttctagctttcctctccttcctaaTGCCTGTGGACCTTATGTCCCACCCATTCCAAGCTACTTGCAGTTTCTCTTAAAGGACATGCCCTGTTCGATGTGTTTTTGTCCCATTTTGACATTTGCTGAAATTCCAACCTCTCCCAACTCTACTTATTGGCAAAAACCTACACTCTTAAGTCTAGCTTGAAAATCTTCTTTTTTCTGAAATACTACCAgaaaccatacacacacacacacacacacacacacacacacacacacacacgtgatcCTCTTAGGCTCAGTTATTCACCACATAACCCTCGTTTCCACAGCACTCTGTATAAACCTGTGTTGTAGCATTGCCTCTTTGGTAGAGCGGTTGTCTGCCTGCACCTCCTCCCTCACCACCTGTAGATTGTGAGCTCCATGTGAGCAGAGCCTGAGTCATACTCACTTTTGTCATCCTGCaaatctagcacagtgcctgacacatgcaggtaggtaggtgctcaataaatttttattgtaaacaTCAATACTTGGTTTTCTGGCCTTATTTTTAACTCTCGTTTCCAGCCTGATGTAAAAATGTAATAGAAGAGTTTAGAAACTAAAAGCTATATGGAAGGGGACacataataaaacaataatacataGATTTAGGGAGGATAAATAAATAGGAACGTGTACAGGTAAAGACCATCATGCATACTTCCAACTGTCATGGGCATAAAAAGGTTTATTCTGGAAATTTGACTGCATTTCTGTTGACTTGTGCTTGTTGTCAAATCATTTCTATCTTGTGGATTTAGAGAGTCTAGGATATACATTTTTGTAGCAGCCAATGCCATCATGGcttcattatttccatttacacagaaaaagaaataagtattGATTTTTCTGCACTTATCTAAAGTGATAAGTGCCCATGGCTGCTTTTCAGTCTACATTAGGATCAACCATTCAGTAGAAATGCATAGCTAACTTTAGAAAGTTagacaaacataaaatagatgggAAAACTTGTGCTGACTGAGTGCTTTTCTGCCATAATCAACAATTTTACAGTAGGATATATTTGGAGACGATAAGGTATCTCATTCTCTAGGGGTCTTTTAAAAAAGCAGACTGAGATTTTAATTCACTGGAGATGGGGCAGGCCAGGGCAATTGTCATAGGGCCCTTCAAAGCCGCTTCCCaggatttaaaataatttgcccaTCCTTTGAAAATACTGTTTGGATCATTTCAAGCCATTTAAACTAGTGGAAGTAAGCCTATATTTCATATAGGCTAGGAAAATGACTAGAAGTAGTGCTCCCAGAATGTCAGTAATAAAGTTGTCATAAGTTTTAAcagaataaatatcttttaactTGAACCCTCAGCTTAAGATCATTAAGCCCTGAGAAACAGGAGGAAAATAGAGATGTTATGCCCTAATACTGGCCAAATAAgcatgcagctttttttttttttttttttttttttggcatccaTCACTGAAGCAACAAGTACTCTTACCCTTACTGAACAGGCTGTCCCTGTTCTGCAAGGAGGCCAGATTTCACAAGCCTCACAGAGTCCCACATGCCTGCAACCCTGCAGGCAAACACTCAAGTCCTAAATCCCAGGTAGAGGAATCAACAGTTCTTGTTGGCTAACGAGCCTTGACGTCTCTGGGTCCACATGGGGTTCTGTGGGCAATTTCTGGTAGAATGAGGCAGGGTGGAAAAACAGGTGCACCTTTGCTAAAACAGAGGGCTGAGGATTGAAGAGTCAGCTTTCCTGGTCATCAGAAAGATCTGAGCTGAACCCTTCCTCATTAGCAGCATTTCGTCCACCCAAAGGGAGAACACAGGAAGTGCATATTGACTCTGGTTAACATTAGAATTTATTATGAAATCATGGTGGAGTTTGGGGAGAAGTGGAAAGTTCATTACACcctgtatttccatttttctatcctGTTTTCTTGGTTTGAGTGGAGCAgggtttgttttgttctattgatttatttatttccattattcaagTAATAAGAACCGTTGTTATGAGTATGAATTATTGTTCATAAACTTAGGCATGTAGGAAATGTCACATAGTAACAATTTTCCTTAATTCAAATAAATCCAATTCCAAGCCCCCTTTCCATCTAGTTTTGGTAAATTCAATCTTTATCTATTAGGtgtctcccaccctctccctctctctctctctctctttctcccttcctccccctccctccttccctctccctccctgtctctgtcattcttcttctctccctcttcctctcctctctcctcatattcctctctcttctccccttgtcctctccccttctctcccctcccctcctccctctttcgctccctccctcccccctctcttcctctctctctctttctctctccccccccttcctctcctctcctcccacctctctccctctttcctctcctctcttctctccccaccccactgtcctctctctctccctacccGCCTCTCTCATGCTTATGATGTACCTGGAAAACTGAATAAGAGCCTTTTAACCTCCCTCAGCCAAGGTGACCACTGATAAAAACAACTGCCCAAGCCTGCTTGGTCCCTCCAGGGTGGAAGGCTCTGGTGCTGCCTGGCCGAGTAAAGCCAGCGGTATCTTCACCGCAGCTGGCATCCCCGTGGCCAGGGCTCTGCAGCCCCGACTCAGCACCCCAAAGGCACTTCACAGCAGCCCCCTCAGACCAGATGGCTGTGCTAATCCCACCCTTAAGGAGCTTACATTTGAGTGGAAGGagacagagaacaaacaagtaaaaTACATAGTGTATTGCATAGTGATAAgtgctggggagagagaaaaagcaaagaaggcAGAAAGGCAAGTGCAGGGAAGGGGCTGCAATTTTCAGTAGAGTAGGGGAGGACTCCCTGAAGAAGGGACATCTGAGTAAAGACTTGGAGGAAATGAGGGAGCAAGTTGTGTGATGTTTTGGAGGAGACCATTTCCAGCAGAGGAAACAACATTAAAAAGGTGCTGAGGTGGGAATGTGGGCAGCATGTTTGAGGAGCATCAGGAGGCCTGTGTGACCACGTGGACGGAAGAGTAGGAGAGGAGTGCGGAGGAGGCCAGAGAGGAAACaagggccagggccaggcaggACTGTAAGGCCTCTGACTTTCACATTCACTCTGTGGGAGGTGGGAGCTTGTGGAGTTCTGAGCAAAGGCATGAGTGGTCTTGTATGTTTCAATAGACTCACCGTGCCTGCGGAGTTGAGAGTCGTCCAGATTGGGAGCAGGAATGAAAACAGAGTTGCCAGTCAAGAGAAAATGGCACTAATCCAGGCAAAAGCTGATGGTAACTAGACTAGGGGTGGTAGCAGTTGAGGTGAGAAGTAGTCAAATTTGAACCATGATATGAAGGTAGACCAGGCAAGATTTACCATCAAATTGGATATGGGGTATGGTTCCAGATTTTGGAGGCTGATCAGTAGAAGAATGGAGTTTCCATTTTCCAGTCTGGAGAAGACTGTGGGGATGGGGATGGCAGGGATGGGACAATGTCAGGAGCTTAGCTTTGGACATGTCAGATTTGAGAGGCCTCAGAGCACGCGTGGAGACGTCGAGAGGGGCACGGTTATGTGAGACTGAAGTTCGGTGGAGATATTTGGCCTCGAATTATAAACATGGAAGTTGTCTGTGTGTCGACAGTATATGAAACCATGTGAGTGGATGAGATCACCAAGGTAGTGTGTGAGGAGAGGACAGGACAGGAGAGAACCAAGAACTGAGCTTCGAGACAGTCCTTCTATCAGAGGAGAGACCAGCAAAGGAGATAAAGAAGGAGCAGCTAGTGAAGTGAGAGGGAAACCAGAGGAGAATGCTCTCTGGAAGCCAAGCAAAGAACATATTTCCAAGAGGAAGGAGTGGCCAACTGTGTCAAATGCTGTTGACAGGACAAGTAAGGAGAGACCCGGGAACTGACCATCAGGGATGTTGCGAGTCTTTTCTGCCTGTCCCAGGAGTTGGATAATTTCCTCCCCATCTCATCCGCTTCCACCTCTCCCCATCAAATACActtgtctttctcctcctcctcttcagagCATCAGCGAGCTTAGTTCTTTAACAAAGACCATCATGAGAGCTTATCTTCAGGCCACCAGCGTAAACCTCCTGTGAGAAAAGACAGCCCAGTGGGCCTTTTGGaaataaggagaagaaaaaacaaatttaaaatgaaatatgaattAACTGATAATCAATGATCCCGCTACACAGGAAGATATTATTGACTTTTAGGCAAAGTACCAAGTAGAGAGTAAATTAAATATACGTAATTTCCAGCAGTGCAGTGAAACCCCTGTTGAATTAGGATGAAGTGGTGGGCCATTGGTTTTTAAACGGTTGTAGGTGTTGAATTGCAAGAAGAGTGCATATCTTCCGGTGCGGGCAATAGTCAACCAATCACATGCAGCTAAAACAGGTGTCAGTGCTTGGCTGACACAGGTTTCCAGCTTGGTTGGTTTCTCATTGATCATAGGCATACTTGGGCTCAACATACTAACAGATGTTGCAATATATGAATCATATTTATCACATTAGTTAGACTCAAAGGTTGGCAAAttatggcctgtgggccaaatccagtgCATTATTcgtctttgtaaataaagctttattggaatatagtcgTGTCCACGCTCCATCTTTCATGCAccgtctctggctgctttcatgctacagtggcagagttgagaacTTGCAGCAGAGATCATCTAGCCTGCAAAGCTGaagatatttactgtctggcctcttacagaaaatgtttgctgactccTAGTCAGACTTCAATAGACTATTAGAAGTATAACAGGGACATTTCAGTCCTACTCCATGGGCTTTCATCTTAATTTATTCCAGGGGGCACATCTTAGATTTCACTTCTTTTCACAGGTGCAAAGTCTCCACTCCCTACAGTTTTATGCTAGGGTGTtggttctcagagtgtggtccgtGGACCAGCAACAATAGCATCATccgggaacttgttagaaatgcacattctcaagTCCCATTCTAGACCTACTGATCAGAAGCTCTGAGGGTGGGGCCCAGCAGTGTGTATTTTAGCTgatcctccaggtgattctggagGATGCTAGGCTTGAGAGCCATCCCACTAGAGCACAC contains:
- the LOC132522875 gene encoding transcription and mRNA export factor ENY2-like, producing MVASKMNKDAQMREAINQKLIETGERECLKEWLRAKLTECGWKDQLKAHCKEVIKEKGLEHITVDDSVAEITPKGRALVPDSVKKELLQRIRTFLAQHASL